A region from the Corylus avellana chromosome ca7, CavTom2PMs-1.0 genome encodes:
- the LOC132188598 gene encoding probable plastid-lipid-associated protein 10, chloroplastic: MDLAFASPLYAANGRKPIFGTKPLSSTLHRKLSSQKTSPCMATVATQTSQAYDVVLENKKHDLLRAIQDTQRGLVTSTDQRSSIEEALVNVEGYNMGLPIDLVKLDGTWRLQYTSAPDVLVLLEAAARLPFFQVGQIFQKFECRDQSNGGVIRNVVRWSIPTLLEEQEGATLLVSAKFTIVSVRNIYLQFEEISVQNIKISEELQGLIAPAILPRSFLSLQILQFIRAFRAQIPVRDAGRQSVGGLYYLSYLDDNMLLGRAVGGGGVFVFTRAQPLDG; the protein is encoded by the exons ATGGATTTGGCTTTTGCGTCTCCATTGTACGCAGCAAATGGAAGGAAACCCATCTTTGGCACTAAGCCCTTAAGCTCTACCCTTCATAGAAAGTTGTCCTCCCAGAAAACATCTCCTTGCATGGCAACTGTAGCTACCCAGACCAGTCAG GCATATGACGTTGTGTTAGAGAACAAAAAGCATGATCTACTGAGAGCTATCCAGGACACACAACGGGGACTCGTTACATCTACTGATCAACGCTCTTCCATTGAGGAGGCTCTG GTCAATGTGGAGGGATATAACATGGGTTTACCAATTGATCTGGTAAAGTTGGATGGGACATGGCGCCTGCAGTATACTTCTGCCCCTGATGTTCTCGTTCTTTTGGAAGCTGCTGCTAGACTTCCTTTCTTTCAG GTTGggcaaatttttcaaaaatttgaatgTCGGGATCAATCAAATGGAGGTGTCATCCGTAATGTTGTTCGATGGAGTATTCCAACTTTGTTAGAG GAACAAGAAGGTGCCACTCTGCTTGTTTCTGCAAAATTTACCATTGTTTCTGTGCGTAATATCTACCTTCAGTTTGAAGAG ATAAGTGTACAAAATATAAAGATCAGTGAAGAACTGCAAGGTCTCATAGCTCCAGCAATACTACCACGGTCATTTTTAAGCCTACAG ATCTTGCAGTTTATCCGTGCTTTCAGAGCTCAAATCCCTGTAAGAGACGCAGGAAG ACAATCAGTAGGAGGGCTGTATTACCTTTCGTATTTGGATGATAATATGCTTTTGGGGCGTGCTGTTGGTGGTGGAGGCGTATTCGTGTTTACGAGAGCTCAACCTCTCGATGGATGA